The Nitrospirota bacterium genome contains a region encoding:
- the secA gene encoding preprotein translocase subunit SecA: MVTQLLNLIFGSKNDREIKALHPTVERINGLESGLTPLSDQALADKTPEFKARIAAGETLDDILPEAFAVCREMSRRKLSMRHFDVQLIGGIILHRGRISEMKTGEGKTLVATLPVYLNALEGKGVHLITVNDYLAKRDAQWMSVLYHALGLTIGIIQHDASFFFDPTYDASDKRLQSLRPCTRPEAYRADITYGTNNEYGFDYLRDNLVVTDLAQCVQRELNFAIVDEVDSILIDEARTPLIISGPTDETTDLYYRINSIIPQLKPEQDYTVEEKTKTASLTEDGNVRVEQLLGVDNLYDPDHMDLVHHVVKALQAYALYKRDVDYVVKDGEVIIVDEFTGRLMAGRRWSDGLHQAVEAKEGVKIANENQTLASVTFQNYFRMYKKLGGMTGTADTEAAEFAKIYNLDVNVVPTNRKMVRLDYADVVYRTEKEKFAAIVEDIKDCHERGQPVLVGTISIEKSERLAGILSRNGVKHNVLNAKQHEREAEIIAQAGRKGAVTIATNMAGRGTDILLGGNPDFMFKQILYREENLPEARKLEISEEIRSDCEKDKQAVIAAGGLHILGTERHESRRIDNQLRGRAGRQGDPGSSRFYLSLEDDLMRIFASERVSQLMLKLGMEEGVPIEHGMVTRAIANAQKKVEAHNFEIRKQLLEYDDVMNKQREVIYQHRRAVLGGSNLKDDLLDMMDGLVDAALNIYCPAEQYPEEWDIKGLAELMHSQFAFDISQGKSDGGEALRDMGRDALIEDLRMQVRQAYDQREQDLGSDLMRFLEKNFMLQVVDHHWKDHLLGMDHLRDGIGLRGYGQKDPLIEYKREGYDLFAGMMERVKADALDRLFHVQAVRNEEQAAAPPPPPVISRPQPTFILNRGEEPVAPQTVHHSDDKVGRNDPCPCGSGKKYKKCHGI; encoded by the coding sequence ATGGTTACGCAATTACTCAATCTGATCTTCGGCAGCAAAAACGATCGTGAAATCAAGGCGCTCCACCCGACGGTTGAGCGGATCAATGGCCTGGAATCCGGCCTGACGCCGCTCTCCGATCAGGCGCTCGCGGATAAAACCCCTGAGTTCAAGGCGCGTATCGCAGCCGGCGAAACGTTGGACGATATCCTGCCGGAGGCCTTCGCCGTCTGCCGCGAGATGTCCCGCCGCAAGCTGAGCATGCGCCATTTCGACGTGCAGTTGATCGGCGGTATCATTCTTCACCGGGGCCGCATCTCCGAAATGAAGACCGGCGAGGGGAAAACCCTGGTGGCCACGCTGCCGGTCTATCTGAATGCCCTCGAAGGAAAAGGTGTCCATCTCATCACCGTGAACGACTACCTCGCCAAGCGCGATGCCCAATGGATGAGCGTGCTGTATCACGCGCTGGGACTGACAATCGGTATCATTCAGCATGACGCCTCATTTTTCTTCGATCCGACCTATGACGCGTCCGACAAACGGCTCCAGTCTCTCCGTCCCTGCACGAGGCCCGAGGCCTATCGTGCCGACATCACCTACGGCACCAATAACGAGTACGGGTTCGATTACCTTCGCGACAATCTGGTTGTCACCGATCTCGCGCAGTGCGTGCAACGCGAGCTGAACTTCGCTATCGTGGATGAAGTCGACAGCATTCTCATCGACGAAGCCCGCACACCCTTGATTATCTCCGGTCCGACGGATGAAACGACCGACCTCTACTACCGCATCAACTCGATCATCCCGCAGCTGAAGCCGGAACAGGACTACACGGTTGAAGAAAAGACGAAGACCGCGTCGTTGACCGAAGACGGCAACGTCCGGGTCGAACAATTGCTCGGCGTGGACAATCTCTACGACCCCGACCATATGGATCTCGTCCATCACGTCGTCAAAGCCCTCCAGGCCTATGCCCTCTACAAGCGGGACGTGGACTATGTAGTGAAAGACGGCGAAGTCATCATCGTGGACGAGTTCACCGGCCGACTCATGGCGGGACGCCGCTGGAGCGACGGGCTGCACCAAGCCGTCGAGGCCAAAGAAGGCGTCAAGATCGCCAACGAGAATCAAACGCTGGCCTCGGTCACCTTCCAGAATTATTTCCGGATGTACAAGAAGCTCGGCGGCATGACCGGCACGGCGGACACGGAAGCGGCGGAATTTGCCAAGATTTACAATCTCGACGTGAACGTGGTCCCGACCAATCGCAAAATGGTCCGGCTGGATTATGCCGACGTCGTCTACCGGACCGAGAAAGAAAAGTTCGCCGCGATCGTCGAAGACATCAAGGATTGTCACGAGCGCGGCCAGCCTGTCCTAGTCGGCACGATTTCCATCGAAAAATCGGAGCGGCTCGCCGGCATCTTGAGTCGGAACGGCGTCAAACATAACGTCCTCAACGCCAAGCAGCATGAACGGGAAGCCGAGATCATCGCCCAGGCCGGCCGCAAGGGCGCCGTCACCATCGCCACGAACATGGCGGGCCGCGGCACCGACATTCTCCTGGGCGGTAATCCCGACTTCATGTTCAAACAGATCCTCTACCGGGAAGAGAACCTGCCGGAAGCACGCAAGCTGGAGATCTCCGAAGAGATCCGGTCCGACTGCGAGAAGGACAAGCAGGCGGTCATCGCGGCCGGCGGACTCCACATTCTCGGAACCGAACGCCACGAAAGCCGCCGGATCGACAACCAGCTCCGTGGCCGCGCCGGTCGCCAAGGCGATCCCGGTTCGTCACGATTTTATCTGTCGTTGGAAGACGACCTGATGCGGATCTTCGCCTCCGAGCGGGTCTCCCAACTGATGCTCAAGCTCGGCATGGAAGAAGGCGTCCCGATCGAGCATGGAATGGTCACCAGGGCCATCGCCAATGCCCAGAAGAAGGTCGAGGCCCACAACTTCGAAATCCGGAAACAGCTGCTCGAATACGACGACGTCATGAACAAGCAGCGCGAGGTGATCTACCAACACCGGCGCGCCGTCTTGGGCGGATCGAATCTGAAAGACGACCTGCTCGACATGATGGACGGCCTAGTGGACGCCGCGCTGAACATCTATTGCCCGGCCGAACAATACCCCGAAGAATGGGACATCAAGGGGCTCGCGGAGCTCATGCATAGCCAGTTCGCCTTCGACATCTCCCAGGGCAAGAGCGACGGCGGCGAGGCACTCCGAGACATGGGACGCGATGCCTTAATCGAAGACCTGCGTATGCAGGTACGCCAGGCCTATGACCAGAGGGAACAGGATCTCGGCTCAGATTTGATGCGCTTCCTGGAAAAGAACTTCATGCTCCAGGTCGTCGACCACCATTGGAAAGACCACCTCCTGGGAATGGATCACCTGCGCGACGGCATCGGCCTGCGCGGCTACGGACAGAAAGATCCGCTCATTGAGTACAAGCGCGAGGGGTACGATCTCTTTGCCGGCATGATGGAACGGGTCAAGGCCGATGCGCTCGATCGGCTCTTCCATGTCCAGGCAGTCCGGAACGAGGAGCAAGCCGCAGCTCCACCACCACCACCCGTCATCTCACGCCCCCAGCCCACCTTCATCCTCAATCGCGGTGAAGAACCGGTCGCACCTCAGACGGTGCATCACAGCGACGACAAAGTCGGCCGCAACGACCCCTGCCCCTGCGGCAGCGGGAAAAAATATAAGAAGTGCCACGGAATATAA